CAACATATATTTCACATAGCATTAACTAAAGacatatttgttattttctcattttttcataGTTATAGAAACAAAGTTATAGAAGCTGAATACTTTGATGAAGGAACCACCCTGCTAAATTAAGTTCCTCCTTTTACATGATAACAAGTACAATTATTGAGTCATGgttaaacaaaaaagcaatataaaaagCATGCTATTATCCCAAGAGCATCATAACAtaaacagcatttgaaaataaacaaaaaaccccCAAATTAATTCATTCCCAGGTGTGGCTAAATATTCCCTGTTCTTATCTAATGACACCAAAACCCAACATTATCTGCACAATGTGTGTCCCAAAATCCCATTCTTATAGGTCATTTCCACACTCCTAAAAGacacaaagctgaaaacataaaaatgagtgTCATTTTATGTTAATCTGTAGATGTTGCCTGTGGAATATGGTGTTAAGACGTAGATCTGGAGCTGAAGGAggtgtagctgtagctgtatcTGGTTGTCATGTCTATGCTTCCTCTGCGGGACCCACTCCTAGACCCACTGCGGGAGCCGGAGGCGGACCCAGGAGCGGAAGACACATTGTAGGGGCTGCTGATCCCTTTGGAAGACATTGAGGAGGCCTGGAGCATCTTTATCCCGCTGCCCTCCTCCACCATGCAGTTGTCCGTGGCCTCCTTGTACGAAATCTTCAGCTTGGTCTTGGGACAGGTCAAGTTCTTGGCGTGGTGCCTGGTGTCCTGGAGCTTCTGTGCAGCCCTGGTGTCCATCCAGCCTCTCTGGACTACGTCCTCCAAGGTCCTCCTCTGACCAATCGCAGGGTCGATGAGGCCTCCTGTCACATACTGGAACTCGAGAAACCTCTGCCCGGCCTCGTAAGGCAGCCACTTCTCCTTCATCGCTTCAACCGCCGACATCTTCCTCTGGCTTTTGACATCCTCAAACCCGAGGTACGCCTTCTGCGCTGGCTTCAGCCTGGTGGCCATATCTTCCTCAATAATCCCCTGGCGTGCTGCCTCTTGCACTGAAAGCCTCTTGCCACTGGTTAGGTCGACAATGCCTCCAGTGCAGGCCTGTGCTTCCAGCAGACGCTGAGCAGTGATGGAGTCCACTAACCCACGGTGCAGTGCTTCCGTGATGGATATTTTCTCAAGAGTGTCTGTATCAAATATGGCTGCCACGGGGCTTTGGTCACCTAACACTTCTGATGGGGAAGCGAGGGTTATGGAGACGCTGGCAATGTGCTTGAGTGTAGTTGGCGATGGCGGTGGGTGTTGCTGGGGCCTGCTGCTATGAGTCACAGTTTCCACCTTGCTAGAAGTCACAGTCCTTTCAGTGCGGGTTTTGTTGGTGATCATGTCCGCGAACTGTGTGAGAGTCAGTGACCCTGACTTGTATTTCTCAAACGTGGCCTTGTCGATGATGCCCTTTTCCAGGGAATCCTGGATGTCGTACTGGATGCCCGTCTTCTGGTCAATGACAACCAGCCGGGTGGAGCCGTCAGGTGCCGTGATGGTGATCTCCTCCCACTCACACTCCTGCCCAGAGAGCTCCAGGTAGGTCTCGTAGTCGATGAGCTGCTTGTCATAGGCCTCCTTCACCGTCATCTCTTTGTTTGTGTCGGGGTCAACGATCACCACTCTCCGCTTGCGGAGGGTGTTCTTCTGGGTggactgctgctgcttcttcttgTCCTTCAGTGGCAGCAGGACCAATCCCGTCTTCTCATCACTCACACACCTCTCTTTGAGCTGCAGGTAAGTCAGGTTCTCCTGCGTGTTCGGGTCGAAGAAGCCCTTTGTATCATCACCTTCGTAGGACAGGATCTCGTTCATCTCTTCGTCAAAGTATCCCCGCTTGTAGGCAATGGCCACATCTATGCGGTGGCTCTGTTTGGGGTCAATTATGCCACCGCTTGCAATCTGAGCTTCCAACAGCCTGATGCCATGCCCTTTCTCGATAAGGCCCATCTCGATGGCTTGGAAGAGCGAGATGATCTTTCCCGTGTTGGGATCTGTGTATCCGGTGACAGCTCTCTCGGCAGACAGGAGTTTGTCCTTGAACTCCTTGCCAACGAGGCCTCTTTTCCATGCTTCATCCACAGTTAGGTACATATTGTTGATGGGGTCAATCATGAATCCAGAGGCAGCCTGAGCCTCCAGGAGCTCCAGTGTTGTGCCTGGCCTGAGGAGCCCCTCCTTCATGGCCTGGTAGATGGGCATGACTCTGTCAGTGGCTTCATCATAAATGCCTGCGATGCAAGTAGAACCTTGAAGGTATTGTCTGAGTTTGGTCTCAATGTCCTGGCTTGACAGTTTGCCCTCCCTTAATTTATCCAAATCTGAGCTTTCCAGCAGGTTGGAATCAACTAGTTCGGAGACTGAGACCTCTCCTCTGATCCCCTTCACTGTCAGGGGTTTCTCTGGGGCTGGAAGGAGGAGCAGACCTCCGGTGGGTTCTGTTTTGCACTTCATCTTCAGATTGATGTAACAGGTGTTCTCCTCTGTGGCAGGGTCTATGTAGCATGTCGGTTTCTTATTCAGAGCCCTGTAGAGGTCTTCATCGATTAGATCTCGGTCCACAGCAGCATCTTTCGGGAGGAAGACACTCAGCACCGGGTCAACGATGCCTCCAACAGACTCCTGTGCCTGGAGGAGACGCAGGGCAGTGTCCCGATCAATCCAGCCTTTCTTCATCGCCTGCCCCGCTGACAGCAGTTTGCCCGTAGCTGGATCCTTGAAACCCATGGAGGCATTTTCAGCTATGATGAGAGTGTCTCTGTCCTGGGCGTCCACAAGGCCCCTGGAGCAGGCCACATCCACTGTCATTTTCTCATTGGTTCTGGGGTCAATTATGTAGCCTGTGGCAGcctgtgcctccaggagcatGGTGGCACTCTCTGGTGTGAGGAGATTTCTGTGCTTGGCCTCGATAATAGGAATTCTGCCCTGGGGGCCGCTTTCCATGCCAGCGATGACCCCTGTGCCCTTTAGGTTGACCTTGATGTCGACGGCCACCTCCGGCACAGTCTTCTTCCCCTTCATCAGCTGGCTGAGGGTGACCTTGTCAATAATCCCGCAGTCACACAGCTGGTGGGCCGTGACTTTCCGGCGGATGCCGTCGAAGACAAGCATGGAGGCATCCACCATGTCCATGGCCTCCTCAGTCTGGGTCTGCTTGCTGAAGGCGTCCGGACGCTGCCTCAGTTtcctcagctccagctccagcctgTCTCTCAAAGAAGTCAGGTCCActatttctttctctgtgctctgcagctTGATCTTGTACCTTTCCTCCACCAGTTTCAGCTCCGACAGCAGCCTCTCGATCTCCATCTTCAGCgagctcctctccctctccatcttaTCTTTCTCTGAGTCGTACTGTTTGACCAGGCCCTCCTTAACCTCGTACTGGCTCTTCCAGTAGGTCAGATCCTTCCTGATCTGGTCATTCTCATCCTGGAGGCGCTGCCTCTGCCGCACCTCGGACTCCAGGGACACCTTGATGCGGCTGAGCTCCTCTCCGTACTTCTGCATCTTGGCCTTGTCCTGTTCTATCAGTTTTATCTTAAGTAAGAGGTTGTCCCTTTCTTGCAGGAGCTCATTGTAGTGAGTTTGAGATTCGTGTATCATGGTGgatgtctgaaaatgaaaagaacagcaaaagagcattattaaaattaaacagcTTAAAAAAGCTAAAGTAGCTAAGCACACTTTATATTTCTCCCATCATATTAACTGCAACAAGTACATTACTACAAATAAGATAAGCTGTAGTCGgttgttttttgcatttacaaagTTATTTTACAAACAAGGTGAAAGTATGGCTACAATTTTATGTTAAGTATTAATTCAAAGAGACAGGtacacactgagacacaagGATGCTCCAATAGAACATGCCTTGGTATAACTATTATTGTTAAAGCACCATTAATATATTGTATTTGCTGTGAAATTTGTATTAACTGAATAGCCATTGAatgtaaattaaacacaaatacaagttTTGATCTgtaaaatggatgaataaataaatgtacattaacaATCAAAAGataaaatcatacaaaacaatcaacaatgacatgtgctgattggctggcacATGGTAAAAATCTGAAGTGATAACATTTGGACTCCTTTTGATCAACAAAATAGAGGCACAAGTAAGCATTCTGTACAGCAAGCTGGgcactgaataaaaaaaaaagtagaaaaaaatgtaaatgattctTTTTACAGCCAAACCAGTGACTGAATCAGGGCATGGAATGATGATTtagacatgcacagacacattagGATTAGGACTTCATTAGGACAGAAGCACATGAAAGCAAAGCTGGCATGCACGAAGAGTGATTAAGAGCCATTCAGAATTTCAAGGCATAATTTGACATAATCCGAAGATTCTCAGATTATGAAAATACCTCCATGGCTtgcttttgaattttttcaatTTCCAGTTTCAGCTTTTCTCTTTCCCGGGACAGCTCGTCAATCAGCCCCTGGGACTCAAGGGTGGTTTTGCTGCTGCTCTGTAGCTGAAGCTGCAGGGATGATATCTGTGCCATCGCTTCACTGTTGCTGCTGTCCTTGCTCTTCTTCAGCTCGTCCCGCTCCTGCCGGAGGGCCCTCAGCTCTTCCTCCAGCTTCAGACGTTCCTTGGTCAGCTTCTGTGTGAGGCTCTGCAGCTTCTCGATCTCGGTGGCGTTGTCGTTCAGAACCCTGCTCTTCTCCTCGATAGTCTTGTAGAGGGTCTCATTACGGAGGTTGGCCTCCTTCACCCGCGCCTGCTCCTGCAgtagctgctgctgcagggcctTCAGTTCGGCAGTCAGCTGGTTCAGCCTCTCCGTGGCAGTCTTGTGGTCCCTCAGACTCTTGTCGAGGGCCTCCTGGAGTCTCCGCAGTTCCTGGTCATTCTTCCTGCTCATGACGGAtgcctcctcctgctgcttcttAAGCAGAGTGATGGTGGTCGTGTGCCCCTTGCAAGCCTGCGCCATCCTCTCTAGCTCCGCCTCCGCCCTCTGCCTCCTGCCAACCTCCTCCAGCGCGGCCTTCTTGTGCTTCTCGGCTTCGGCCTCCAGAGCATCGACCATCTTCTGCAGGTCTGCGACCCTGCTCTGGAGCCTGGCTGCAGACTGCTCCACCTTGCTCCTGTCGCCCATTTGCTTCTCCAGTTGGACCCTGAGCACGCTGATCTCCTCCTCTGTTACTTTCAACTTGTTGATGGACTCAGTGGAGGAAGCCTGCTTTGCCTTCAGGTCAATCTGGATTTGCTTGAGGCTGGAGTTTTCGGTCTCAAGGGCTTTTCTCTTCCTGCTGTCCTCTTCCAGGTTCAGAGTGAGCAAAGTGATCTCCTTGTTCTTTTCCTGAATAATTCTATTAGCCTCCATCAGGGCCTCCTTGTGCTTAAGGTCATCGTCAGATCTCTGCTTGATTATGGTCTCTATCTGAATTACCAGctcctttttctttctggaCTCCTCTGTCCCCATGGACCTGAGCTGGTtggcctcctcctctgccttcctCCTCAGCTCTTCCAATTCGCTGATGGAGAGCTTCAGTCTCTTAAGCTCTTCCTCCAACTCCCTCTTCTCACTTACCAGGCTTTCATACTGCAGTTTGAGCCCCGATGACTCCTCCTGCTTCTGCATGGTGATCTTTTGGATGTTGGTCTTTGTGATGTGGATCTCGGACTCGTAGGTTTTCCTAAGGTTACTTATTTCCAGGTTACACTGGTTTCTTACCTTGGAGAGCTCGGCCTCTACCTCCCGTTTTCGCCCGGCCTCGTCCTCCAGCTGCATCCGCAGCCTCTCAATCTCCCGCTCCTTGTCCTTGATGGTCTTCTCGATGTCAATCTTGGCCCAGTtgacctcctccagctccttctgccTCTTCCTGATGATCAGCTCATACTCCTCCTGCTGGCTGGTGTACGTCTCCTCTGCCagctgcctcttcctcctctcctcgtCGATGAGCTGGTTGAGCCGGGCCAGCTGGTCTTGCAGCTCCACTAGCTGGCTGCTGGTGCTGTTGAGGTTCTCCCTGGTGGCGTTGCACTCTATGACCTGGCTCCTTTTGACCTCTTCCAGAGACAGCAGCTGCTCTTTGGATTCTGAGAGCTCCAGCTGGTACTTAGCTAGTGCGTCTTCCAGAGACTTGTTCTTCAGGTTTCTGTCTTCGATGTCCTCTTTCAGAAGTCTCAGCTCTTCTTCCAGCAGGTCGATTCTGGTGTTCCTGatctaaataattaaaaagttaGAGTGTTTGAGTAAATATGCTCATGCATGTTAATAtgtgaaaagtattttttttcagtttaagcATATCATctctaatttaaaaatgaaacattaaagtaaaatacTGATATTTTGTCATAAAGTGAAGCAAGGTTTACAGCAAAGCTAATAAACAATAAGCATATTATTATGCAGTTATTTTGAGTAATCTGATCAAAGCTTAGtttctgtaataaaatacaCTCTTTCCAGTATCATGTGTTGAATGTGAAACAGATTAGTTATGTTAAACATCAGAAAAGCACACTGCAAGGTACTGATGAATAAATCATGCCAAtctgcattcattaaaaaagctGTTCACTGTGGGCTAAATATAACCCATTTGTgttcaaattattattaattaaattattatttatgaattcaATCACTTTTGTTGAACTGAAACCCAATTATACACAgtatcatatttaaaatataaaattctcctgaatttttatgtgtatttttgtataacTAGACTGAAATTTTCTCCCTCATGTGATGTTGAAAGTACATGGTGACAGATTAAAAGGACCACATTTCATTCAGGGACTGACAGCAGTTCCTGTGAGTTCACCCCCtaccttcagctcctccatgtttttcagcatttccCCAAGGAACTTGTAGTAGGCATTGGAGCGGGTAAGGAGCTCGATGTAGCGAGCCTGCAAGTCACCCGCCTGGGAGGCACAAAGCACAGTTCTCTCCAGTCAGCAAAAAGGAATGCAGCTGGAGCTAACATTCTCACAATGCTGAAGTGACATTGTAGCAATGGACTGTGTACTTTACTCTAAGACCAGGATACTCTCCCTATCCcaatatcattttatttctgatttacaTATTCAACAGAAGCATATTATTTAAGCAAAGTGTCAAGTGACATGATTTCTGACAATGTACTAGTGCAGCAGCTTTTCAATACCCTAAATTTCCTTTCTCATTGCCCTAGGAAAGTACCTCCTGGGTGAGCACGGTAGCCGGAGACTGCAGCATGGTCCTCTTGATGGGGATGTTGAGCAGAGTCTCCAGCCCTGCACTGTAGGAGGCCAGCTCTAGCTCGTAGTCctgcacaaaatgaaagaataattcaaaaataaaagaaaatctgCTATCTGTACGTCATGTGTCTGCTGGTGCCAGCCACGTAGCACAAGAGATTCAATTAAGACAAACTCATTTCTCATTCTGCAAATGGAGCTCCTAAGTTCAAAAGGTCAACCATAAATGAAACATGCCACTCCTGCTACAGTGTTACTGTACCTTAATGGATGTTGCACATGTGTTGGCATCCTTCAGAACATCTTCtacctcctccctcttccctaTTATTTCAGAGTTCAAGATCTGTCaattgccacacacacacacacagagcaaggtCAGCAACGCAATGACACCCATCATATTTTCTCTGCGTGGCCTGTCATTTGGCCAGAGCACAAGtggctgaaatattttaagagcTGTAAGCATTTTAAGTGGGTCTTCAGCCAACTGAGCTTAACTGGACAGTACTGCGCGGGCACTCTTATAGAGTAGGTGAGGACTTGGCTCACAACCAAAAGTTTGCAGGCTCTGTTTtctgttggggcactgctgttgcacccctgggcaaggtactccCCCAGCATtactacagtaaatatccatctgtataaatagatattAAAATTGTAGATTATGTAAGTtaccatgaataaaaatgttggaAAGTAAATAAAGTGAACTATCCAGAAGCGCAGCTTCAAAGAGCATCTGATTGCCAGGAATTTTATTTCTCCTGCTTGAGCGCTTCTTCATCCACTCTGGTTTTGAAACTATTTGCATTCATAATTCCACATCCTATAAGACTGTGTGCATACCTCTCAAATAACAGTCTGTAAACCACATTTTCCATTGTCTTCCTATCTGAAGTAAAATTCAATAGACTCACTGACTGATAGCTTCAGTGCTTTTGAAAAGGTGCAGtttcaatgctttttttacACTACCAATTACAGTGTTCAGTTTAGTAACTACATATGAGTGGAACCATCTCCTTTTGCCCTATACTGATGAACTGACCAACTGACTGATTTATTGATCGATTGACGATTTGATTGACAGGCCCCTTGCAGTACCTTCTGCTGGTTCATGTGCTCTGTGAGGGCTTTGATGTCCTCAAACTTGGTGCCCTGAAGGGCATCCTGGCGCTGGCGGGTGTCATCGATCCACCCGCTGAGGGCGGAGCTGGTCTGCTGGTATTGCCTGAGCTCATGCTGTTGCTTCTGTAGATCGTTTAGCCTGAGATGCGAAAGAATATGAAATCAACACTGATCTAATGCATGTCAACTAGTAAAGCACAGTCACAGTATCTACAGTATCTTCAATTTCCCATACCACTACCCTCTCCAATAAGACTATTATGAGAAAACCTAGTCTTATAAGCCATTCAGTATTCCATCCAGTAATTCACAAACTGAGTGGGCTTGTTAATTAGTACAGGCATCTGAGCACTGGAAATTCTAGCACTTGGACAAATTATATAGTACAGCCAAAGTGTCAAAAATCAAATCCACAATTTCTTTAACCTAATGGATGACATGATGGATATACCCAAAACTAATCAAAGTGTATAAAGTCTGAGGGGGAATAAAAGATATGTGTAAATTCACAGACAtgccatcatttcactgcactgtacattgtaccttggcatgtgacaaataaaaactttgaaataaacatcagaatgggtgGGGCATGCAGAACTGCAGAAACCTGGGGAAGAGGGATTCTTGCCATTCACATGACAATCTACTGCTTTCATGACTATGATGACATCACGTGTTCTTCAACCAGATGCACAACAGTGTATGTGACACGTgtgaacaaagaaaatgaaagcctCCTGCCTGCAGTCGATCTGGGCCTGGATGCGATGCCAGCGGTCTGACATCTGGCCCACTAGCTCAGAGTACTTGGAGAGGTCCACGGTGCACTTGGGGCAAGACTGGTCTATTTGGCTGTTCCAGTTCACAGCATTGCTCAGCTCTGTTTCCATTGTCCTCAGCAAGTTCGACTTCTGCTCCAGCTCAGACTTCATTTcctacagacagacatatacacacacaaacacacacacacacacacacacacacacacacacacacacacacacaaacacacaaatagagCACTGACTGAAATAGTCTTTGGTTCATTATCTTCAAATGCAGGGCTTTGTTACTCGTTTCTGTACCTCATTACTGGTTTGCTTCTGCGGAGACATTACCAAATATAAGCCAGAGCAAGCATACAGAGACTGACATCTGGAGGTAAAGCAATGCATTTCTGGAGAGCTGTGTGGAGTGAGATCTGGTGTTGGGTTTGCTCTCTATGTTATCAGGAGCATTACAGGTGGCGATGACCGGAAGGGTGGAGTGGTTAGGCTACCATCAGTGTGGCTCTGTAGGCCTCTATCTCGTCCGGGTCCAGAGAGCTGGTCTCCTTCTCGGTCAGCCGGGCCTCATGGACCTTGACCACGTCTTCGGCCTGAAGCAGGCTCTGAAGCAGGGCCATTAGCGCCTTCAGCCTGGGGTAGAGAGCAGCAGCATGGAGACTCAGAGAGCGCCCTCTAGAGGCACTCTGCTTACACTGCACCGCACATCTGATTGCTTATGCGGCCAATATTTCATCTAATACCCAATCACACAGCTGTATGTTCCCCAACAGTACATTCTAATTGTATAGTTCTCACACATGCCTCACACAACCCTTTTACAGCAATTTGAGCTCTGTATATAAATTCAGTTCTGTGGGTTACTGTGCTTGTTATGCAATGTCTGTAATGTTTCTCCAGAGAACCACATTTGGAATAAGTGCTTTAATTCATACTTTCATGTGCCATCATCATGGACTCATTGTGtattgttatgtaatgtaatgtattttagaCACATTATTTTAGTATATATTTTGAAAGGgttttgaacctgcaaccaaTCATTCACCTACTGCTCCACAGTACTGCTACCCTCCTAAAAGGAAGCAAAAGCTCCAAAGACCCATCTTGACATTCATTGTGAGATGAAGGAAAGCTCAAAATGCATGGGCCCAGTCTTACCTCTGTATGTAGGAGGAGGAGTAGCCCTCCAGACTGCCCAGTCTCTGGTTGATGAGAGCAAGCTCAGACCGGAGGAACTTGACCTTGTCCGCGTCCGTCATGCCCTCCAGCTGCCTCATGatcttctccttcagcttgATGTACTCGTCCCGGATGGAGTCGAGGTCCTGGTGCAggccctgtgacatcacagcagcgCAGTCAGAACATTAAGTCAATGTTTCAAAAGTGACTCTCCTGGTCAGGGCAACGGTTTTGTTTGTAGATGATGCTAAAATTTTATGGTAGATGACGTCAGAGGGACCTCTGACTGCATTTGGACTATACACCTACTGCTCAGCGCAGAAACAGGGACAACACTGTGGATCAGCTAACAAACTCAAACTTTTATGAAAATTTTTAAGAATCAAAAAACCAAACTTCAGTCATGTGGACAGAACAATCTAGTAGAAGGGGCCCATTTCCCACAAGACAAGGAACATTTACTGTCAGATCCAAAAGGAAGGGTATTTCAGGTTGAAGGGCTTGGGGTAGCAATTTACCTCCAGCTGGACAATCCGCTGGGAGCATCCC
The nucleotide sequence above comes from Megalops cyprinoides isolate fMegCyp1 chromosome 2, fMegCyp1.pri, whole genome shotgun sequence. Encoded proteins:
- the LOC118772427 gene encoding desmoplakin-like isoform X1, whose protein sequence is MSSYGSQRAINTLGRSTISRPEFTGGSYAYARSDMHGGNGYAAEYAGGYNTLSYSKSSVGGGGHTGSLQLSAIHQRASILHAQCQEYLKKAEHFLQSGGDPARSAAEAEKYMAMSKEVIKQLKGCAYDLRQIGQPNDTVVRSVEQCQEQLRGVHYALNGTIQRKRSSLSWEDPGRSYHEAIAWIGQQKRLIETSPWGDTSAAIEQQLANHSKFHSSIQRSVEVDRARDELMQKGDKGALHLLEQEWDSLQKMSFNRTNQLRDLQMIIEEISKEIMWVNEREEEELVFDWGDKNIDDYIPKKQESYSKLMSELEEKEKHLNKLKQKVDGLLRNNHPAADKIEAYMDTLQIQWSWLLQITKCIPVHLKENTAYSQFFKEANETYSKLQKAHESIYKKFTCDKGTSLENLLELVKSLEKEKERIMENKRLVQHLVTKSKSIVKLKPRNPEEKSTGPVIVRALCDYIQDQKTIFKDNEGILKDNSQRSKWHVTGPGGLDMLIPSVCLLVPPPNPISINLANKNEQYYEAILGIWNQLYINIKSLISWQYCVQDITRINSLTITMLAQMRPEEYRSIIKSLETHYQEFQRHSHGSELFTDDDKRQIETQYTGAQTHYDKLVVDLPAYTAAKKEEEIKAKQVEQVTKQEPKPTQNLTLLTELQVLRQRLEVAETGLSQHLHLPLGEEGLQGCSQRIVQLEGLHQDLDSIRDEYIKLKEKIMRQLEGMTDADKVKFLRSELALINQRLGSLEGYSSSYIQRLKALMALLQSLLQAEDVVKVHEARLTEKETSSLDPDEIEAYRATLMEMKSELEQKSNLLRTMETELSNAVNWNSQIDQSCPKCTVDLSKYSELVGQMSDRWHRIQAQIDCRLNDLQKQQHELRQYQQTSSALSGWIDDTRQRQDALQGTKFEDIKALTEHMNQQKILNSEIIGKREEVEDVLKDANTCATSIKDYELELASYSAGLETLLNIPIKRTMLQSPATVLTQEAGDLQARYIELLTRSNAYYKFLGEMLKNMEELKIRNTRIDLLEEELRLLKEDIEDRNLKNKSLEDALAKYQLELSESKEQLLSLEEVKRSQVIECNATRENLNSTSSQLVELQDQLARLNQLIDEERRKRQLAEETYTSQQEEYELIIRKRQKELEEVNWAKIDIEKTIKDKEREIERLRMQLEDEAGRKREVEAELSKVRNQCNLEISNLRKTYESEIHITKTNIQKITMQKQEESSGLKLQYESLVSEKRELEEELKRLKLSISELEELRRKAEEEANQLRSMGTEESRKKKELVIQIETIIKQRSDDDLKHKEALMEANRIIQEKNKEITLLTLNLEEDSRKRKALETENSSLKQIQIDLKAKQASSTESINKLKVTEEEISVLRVQLEKQMGDRSKVEQSAARLQSRVADLQKMVDALEAEAEKHKKAALEEVGRRQRAEAELERMAQACKGHTTTITLLKKQQEEASVMSRKNDQELRRLQEALDKSLRDHKTATERLNQLTAELKALQQQLLQEQARVKEANLRNETLYKTIEEKSRVLNDNATEIEKLQSLTQKLTKERLKLEEELRALRQERDELKKSKDSSNSEAMAQISSLQLQLQSSSKTTLESQGLIDELSREREKLKLEIEKIQKQAMETSTMIHESQTHYNELLQERDNLLLKIKLIEQDKAKMQKYGEELSRIKVSLESEVRQRQRLQDENDQIRKDLTYWKSQYEVKEGLVKQYDSEKDKMERERSSLKMEIERLLSELKLVEERYKIKLQSTEKEIVDLTSLRDRLELELRKLRQRPDAFSKQTQTEEAMDMVDASMLVFDGIRRKVTAHQLCDCGIIDKVTLSQLMKGKKTVPEVAVDIKVNLKGTGVIAGMESGPQGRIPIIEAKHRNLLTPESATMLLEAQAATGYIIDPRTNEKMTVDVACSRGLVDAQDRDTLIIAENASMGFKDPATGKLLSAGQAMKKGWIDRDTALRLLQAQESVGGIVDPVLSVFLPKDAAVDRDLIDEDLYRALNKKPTCYIDPATEENTCYINLKMKCKTEPTGGLLLLPAPEKPLTVKGIRGEVSVSELVDSNLLESSDLDKLREGKLSSQDIETKLRQYLQGSTCIAGIYDEATDRVMPIYQAMKEGLLRPGTTLELLEAQAASGFMIDPINNMYLTVDEAWKRGLVGKEFKDKLLSAERAVTGYTDPNTGKIISLFQAIEMGLIEKGHGIRLLEAQIASGGIIDPKQSHRIDVAIAYKRGYFDEEMNEILSYEGDDTKGFFDPNTQENLTYLQLKERCVSDEKTGLVLLPLKDKKKQQQSTQKNTLRKRRVVIVDPDTNKEMTVKEAYDKQLIDYETYLELSGQECEWEEITITAPDGSTRLVVIDQKTGIQYDIQDSLEKGIIDKATFEKYKSGSLTLTQFADMITNKTRTERTVTSSKVETVTHSSRPQQHPPPSPTTLKHIASVSITLASPSEVLGDQSPVAAIFDTDTLEKISITEALHRGLVDSITAQRLLEAQACTGGIVDLTSGKRLSVQEAARQGIIEEDMATRLKPAQKAYLGFEDVKSQRKMSAVEAMKEKWLPYEAGQRFLEFQYVTGGLIDPAIGQRRTLEDVVQRGWMDTRAAQKLQDTRHHAKNLTCPKTKLKISYKEATDNCMVEEGSGIKMLQASSMSSKGISSPYNVSSAPGSASGSRSGSRSGSRRGSIDMTTRYSYSYTSFSSRSTS